The Choristoneura fumiferana chromosome 11, NRCan_CFum_1, whole genome shotgun sequence genome includes a region encoding these proteins:
- the LOC141432998 gene encoding LOW QUALITY PROTEIN: uncharacterized protein (The sequence of the model RefSeq protein was modified relative to this genomic sequence to represent the inferred CDS: inserted 1 base in 1 codon) — MTLLKIVVPAGVGLVALTVIVDSIFWRRLLWPEAEVFWYNTTSPFLWYFYSALPRGLGPSLVLVPVGVYLDRRLVPLAAPAVVYVMLYSILPHKELRFIIYVFPLLNMASAGACSYIYMRRTKAPIYELLFWGTMVIILGNVLLSIAFVSVAMTNYPGGVAMTRFHKLLKNEPFVHVHISNLAAQTGVTRFTEIHNHWKYSKNESLEPEQLQEYTHLLIEAKSKYSPNLKTFTYTHKVLDSIDTFSSVSINYKLLPPIRIKTRPALFILERKDFREYPQGHNVPSIKEVEMNDTDDTKEILTEDSFVNKESIVNLETNYVNSEDTFIEPLIGDEELSEDVEPIQTSIEEEADIETNVLPIDELVIKDDXKQIDQEPAEIEELFEKPKVKKAVDDLKLLRKEKKRKAIAKIKSETRKEVVASAKEKLRELMKRHKKIAEELSDNVVAEVKAEDEVDGRGDIPEMETVLDKTVPIETEPIPEPEKLEKEAEAENVSIAGETIGTNQNIDDIVEEVIARLIDRKIYDDKTKPEDIKAEDRQVIQQIVEEILAEKMNVTNLISDI, encoded by the exons GTTGCTCAAAATAGTAGTTCCTGCTGGTGTGGGACTCGTAGCTCTGACGGTGATAGTGGACTCCATATTCTGGAGACGCCTGCTATGGCCTGAAGCAGAAGTATTTTGGTACAATACA ACATCTCCATTTCTGTGGTACTTTTATTCGGCTTTGCCCCGTGGTCTCGGGCCCAGCCTGGTGCTGGTCCCGGTGGGCGTGTACCTGGACCGCCGCCTGGTGCCGCTGGCCGCTCCGGCCGTCGTTTACGTGATGCTGTACTCAATCCTGCCTCACAAGGAGCTCAGATTTATCATATACGTGTTCCCTTTGCTCAATATGGCGTCGGCGGGAGCTTGTTCTTATAT ATACATGAGACGAACGAAAGCACCTATTTACGAACTGTTGTTCTGGGGTACCATGGTCATAATATTGGGCAATGTGTTACTGTCTATTGCATTTGTGTCCGTCGCTATGACGAATTACCCTGGCGGAGTAGCCATGACCAG aTTCCATAAACTTTTGAAGAACGAACCCTTCGTTCACGTACATATCAGTAACTTGGCTGCACAAACTGGTGTGACAAGGTTCACAGAGATACATAATCATTGGAAGTACAGTAAAAACGAATCCCTCGAACCTGAACAGTTGCAAGAATACACCCATCTTCTGATAGAAGCTAAAAGCAAATATTCGCCCAACCTCAAAACGTTTACGTACACACATAAAGTTTTGGATAGTATAGACACATTTTCTTCTGTATCTATAAATTACAAATTGTTACCTCCAATTAGAATCAAGACAAGACCAGCACTGTTCATTTTAGAAAGGAAAGATTTCCGAGAATATCCTCAGGGTCACAATGTGCCTTCAATTAAAGAAGTGGAAATGAATGATACAGATGACACAAAAGAAATTTTAACAGAAGACAGTTTTGTTAATAAAGAGAGTATTGTGAATTTAGAAACGAATTATGTTAACTCTGAAGACACCTTTATTGAACCTTTGATAGGTGATGAAGAACTATCTGAAGATGTGGAACCAATACAAACTAGTATTGAAGAAGAGGCTGATATCGAAACAAATGTTCTTCCTATTGATGAACTTGTCATAAAAGATG ACAAACAAATAGACCAAGAGCCTGCTGAAATCGAAGAATTATTTGAGAAACCCAAAGTAAAGAAAGCTGTTGACGATTTGAAACTTttgagaaaagaaaagaaacgcAAAGCTATTGCTAAAATTAAATCGGAAACTCGTAAAGAAGTTGTAGCTTCGGCTAAGGAGAAGCTCAGAGAGTTAATGAAACGTCACAAAAAAATTGCAGAAGAACTTTCTGATAATGTAGTAGCGGAAGTTAAAGCAGAGGATGAAGTCGATGGAAGAGGCGACATACCAGAAATGGAAACCGTCCTTGACAAAACGGTGCCTATTGAAACAGAGCCAATACCAGAACCAGAGAAACTAGAAAAAGAGGCCGAGGCTGAAAACGTTTCTATTGCCGGTGAAACAATAGGTACCAATCAAAACATAGATGATATAGTTGAAGAAGTCATAGCTAGACTTATAGATAGAAAAATATATGATGATAAGACGAAACCAGAAGATATCAAAGCTGAAGACAGGCAGGTAATACAGCAAATTGTGGAAGAAATTCTTGCCGAAAAAATGAATGTTACTAATTTGATCTCGGATATCTAA